TCGCCGGCCGGATGAGCGGCGACGAGTTCGTCCTGGCCGTCCGCGACCCGTCCGGCCCGGCCGAGATGCGGGACCTGGCCGAGCGGCTGCTGGCCACGCTGACCAGGCCGTACGAGGTCGGCCGGCACCGGCTGCGGATCTCCGCGAGCATCGGCGTGGTGGACAGCGACGTGTCCAGCACGTCACCCGACGAACTGATGAAGGCCGCCGACCTCACCCTGTACGTGGCGAAGTCCGAGGGCAAGGCCCGGTTCGTGATGTACGACGCGGACCGCAACGCCCGGCAGGCCGCCCGCTACACGCTGGCCGCCGCCATCCCGGACGCCCTGGACCGCGGCGAGTTCACCGTGGTCTACCAGCCGCTGGTGTCGTTCACCGACGAGCGGCTGTGCGGTGTCGAGGCGCTGGTCCGCTGGCGGCACCCGGTGCTCGGCACGCTCTCGCCGGACACGTTCATCCCGCTCGCCGAGGAGACCGGGGTGATCGTCGCCCTCGGCCGCCACGTGCTGCGCCAGGCCTGCGCCCAGGCCGCGTCCTGGACCGGCGTCTTCGTCAGCGTCAACGTGACAGTCGCGCAGGTCCGCGAGCCCAGCTTCCCGGCCGAGGTGGCGGCGATCCTGGCCGAGACCGGGCTGGACCCGCGCCGGCTCGTCCTGGAACTGACCGAGAGCGCCATCATGGACACCGACGGGGCACCGCTGGCCGCCCTGGACGGCCTGGCCGCCCGCGGTATCCGGATCGCGATCGACGACTTCGGGACCGGGTACTCGAACCTCGCCTATCTGCGCCGCCTGCCCATCCACATCCTCAAGCTGGCCGGGCCGTTCGTGGAGGGGCTGCGCGCGTCGTCATCGGTCGACGAGCAGATCGTGCGGACGATCGTGACGCTGGCGCACGCGCTGAAGGTGACGGTCACGGCGGAGGCGGTCGAGACGCGCGACCAGGCCGACCGGCTGCGGGAGCTGGGGTGCGACACGGCGCAGGGCTATCTGTTCTCCCGGCCGCTGCCCGCCGAGTCCCTGCTTCCGCTCCTCCAGGAACCCATTTTCAGTACGCCGTGAGCACGGCCCCGCGGGCAGCGCCCCGAGCGCGTCCCGTGGAACCGCGACACCATGCCGTGCCCGACCGCGCACCCGCTTCGTTGAGCCGGGCATGTCTCGCACGCTTGTCCTCGCCGCTGCCGCCGCCCTCGCCGTCACCCTCACGGGATGCTCCAGCGGATCCGACTCGACGATCGCCCCGGCCGCGCAGAACTCCCCGCCACCGGTCGCCGGGCAGCCGCAGTCCGACCTGCGGGCCAGCATGGAGGCGCAGCTCGGTTTCCCGCCGAAGCCGGACGACCAGACCGCGCGGGCCTACCTCGCCGACCTGAAGAGCATCGATCCGGCGCTGGTCGCCGCCGGCACCCCGGACGCGCTGGTCAACCGTGGCCGCGACCAGTGCCGCGATCTGAAAGTGCGCCCGCAGAAGGACTGGACCACCGCGGCCAGCCAGCGGTTCACCACCCCACAGGCGCCCCGCGGCCTGGACCCGGCCGCCGCCGAAAAGATCATCAAGGTGGTCCGGATCCGCCTCTGCCCGACGTTCTGACGCGGTGACTCCCGGCCGTCGACCGACGAGGGCCGGCGATGACCTCCGCACGGGTGACGACGGTGGCGATCGCCCGGGCCGCCGGCCGGTCCGTCCTCACCGTCTCCCGGTGCCGAGGGGGCCGGACGGCGTCTCGCCGGCCACCTGCCGGACGCTCGCGGTGAGGTCATCGAAGAGCGCCTCCGGAACGGCGTCCACCAGCCGCCGCCAGTACCCGCTCCCGCAGGCCCACGCCGCGGCGATCGCCTCGTGCACCGCCCGCGGATCCCCCGCCGGGGCCGACGCCCGCCGCACCGCGGCCACCACCTCCGGCGGCAGCTCCCGCTCCGCCGCCCGGGACGGTGTCAGCCAGTGCTCGGTACGCCCCTCCGCCAACCGCGCCATCCACAGCAGATGCCGCTGCGCGTGCGCCAACGCGTCGACAGCCCGCAGCGTCTCCCCGCGCCGGGCCACCTGGTGCGCCAGGACCAGCCAGTTCGCGAACCGCCCGCACACCCGCGCGGCGTCCGGCAGCGCGGCGTGCGCCGGCAGCGACGCGAGAGCGGTCCGCAGCTCACCGGTGCGGTCCACCACGATCATCCGCTCGACGTCCGCGCCACGCGCCGGCCAGGTCGCCACCGACCCGATCTCGGCCGCCGTGGCGAAGTGGAACTCCCCGCGCAGCAGCCCGGGGAAGAACACCACGTGCGCGCCGAACTCGTTGACCACCACGTGCCGGAACTCGGCGATCGTTTCCAGCCACGCGACCGGGTCCGCGAGCGGCGCCCCGAAGAACAGCCAGTACTCGATGTCGCTGTGCTCGTCCGCCTCGCCGCTCGCGAACGACCCGTAGGTCAGCGCAGCCACCAGCCGCTGATCGCGGCGGCAGAGGTCGCCGACCCGCTCGATCAGCTCGTGCTGCCGCACCTCAGGCCATCAGGATGTCGTCGACCTTGACTGTGCAGTTGCTGACGTGCACGCCGTACTTCTCCACCGCCTCGATGACTCGCGCGCGCACCTCGCTGGTCACCTCGGCGACCACCTCGCCGGCCCGCAGGCAGAGCACCACGGTGATGTCCACGTCGATGCCGTCCACCTTGGCCGTCACCCCGCGCGTCGCGTCGCCGACCTTGTCCAGGCCGACCTTGTCGAGCACCGCGTTGAAGAACCGGGCCACGTCCCCGCCGAGCTCGGCCACCCCGG
This window of the Actinoplanes oblitus genome carries:
- a CDS encoding putative bifunctional diguanylate cyclase/phosphodiesterase; protein product: MTDFAQLWRERVAPEGFVPLDGAALEALLDRLTGRLLEDDPDAAREVGAELVHAHLTDPAVLAATITTIGAALPSARPAAIQAAVAEGFAQALRAATMAEQERLTRAVLDAHATAERALRASESRLRAIFHNAAVGIGVSTMDGRIVRVNQAFADLLGYTPDELCAMTVPQLAHPSDQPGMWRLYDEMLRGERDHVRLEKAYPRKDGTAVWTELTSSLIRDEDGTPELTMVMVQNITDRRRLEESLQYQAGHDPLTGLPNRVMIAAHLDKVFATAGRVGLCYLDLDGFKRINDTLGHQVGDALLVTVAERIAACADEPCRIAGRMSGDEFVLAVRDPSGPAEMRDLAERLLATLTRPYEVGRHRLRISASIGVVDSDVSSTSPDELMKAADLTLYVAKSEGKARFVMYDADRNARQAARYTLAAAIPDALDRGEFTVVYQPLVSFTDERLCGVEALVRWRHPVLGTLSPDTFIPLAEETGVIVALGRHVLRQACAQAASWTGVFVSVNVTVAQVREPSFPAEVAAILAETGLDPRRLVLELTESAIMDTDGAPLAALDGLAARGIRIAIDDFGTGYSNLAYLRRLPIHILKLAGPFVEGLRASSSVDEQIVRTIVTLAHALKVTVTAEAVETRDQADRLRELGCDTAQGYLFSRPLPAESLLPLLQEPIFSTP
- a CDS encoding Asp23/Gls24 family envelope stress response protein; this encodes MNDESEFHADRTQEMFLPAVAKPVPPQHGGAEVIEVAAYRGDTVFEREVIEKLAAAAAKSVPGVAELGGDVARFFNAVLDKVGLDKVGDATRGVTAKVDGIDVDITVVLCLRAGEVVAEVTSEVRARVIEAVEKYGVHVSNCTVKVDDILMA